In a single window of the Alphaproteobacteria bacterium genome:
- a CDS encoding polyisoprenoid-binding protein, with the protein MLKSKIPALLFGAALIGAVNLPASASAADNYQFDPAHSFVYFKINHLGWSDLMGRFNGVEGALVLDEENPGNSSVEVVIDASSVDTNHEARDKHLRSPDFFNAEEFPEITFKSTNIERIDDTTGRMTGDLTLLGVTKPVTFDFKWGQPSPNPFNEKATHTGFSAELDVKRSEWGMDKFIPGIGEDATLFIGAEAIKQ; encoded by the coding sequence ATGTTGAAATCGAAGATTCCCGCCTTGCTCTTTGGCGCCGCCCTGATCGGGGCCGTAAACCTCCCGGCATCGGCGAGCGCCGCCGACAACTACCAATTTGATCCGGCCCACTCTTTCGTCTATTTCAAGATCAATCACTTGGGTTGGTCCGACCTGATGGGCCGGTTCAACGGCGTTGAAGGTGCGCTCGTTCTCGACGAGGAAAACCCGGGAAACAGCTCGGTCGAGGTGGTGATCGACGCCAGCAGCGTCGACACCAATCACGAGGCGCGCGACAAGCATTTGCGGAGCCCCGATTTCTTCAACGCAGAGGAATTTCCCGAGATCACGTTCAAGAGCACCAACATCGAGCGCATCGACGATACAACCGGACGCATGACCGGCGATCTGACCCTCCTTGGCGTCACGAAGCCGGTCACCTTCGATTTCAAGTGGGGCCAGCCGTCACCGAACCCGTTCAACGAAAAGGCAACCCACACCGGGTTTAGCGCCGAACTCGACGTTAAGCGGAGCGAATGGGGGATGGACAAGTTCATACCCGGGATCGGCGAGGACGCCACTCTGTTTATCGGCGCCGAAGCCATCAAGCAGTAA
- a CDS encoding hemolysin III family protein, protein MATNYTGIRDRIEDDGETLYEELASTLVHLVGAVLAAAALALLIALAAETDSARAITVCAIYGATVFLTLFFSAMYHGIWHRPTKAVFLVLDHCSIFLLIAGTYTPIALLALPVPVGWQLFGVIWGLAALGIIARLWIGHLHWVLIPIFVAMGWLILLWLDTLFAHLGTGGGWLLVAGGLSYTGGLLFFLWRRLPFNHAIWHFCVLTGAVCHFLVVALYVLPGKT, encoded by the coding sequence ATGGCGACGAATTACACCGGGATCCGAGACCGAATAGAAGACGACGGCGAGACGCTCTACGAAGAACTGGCGAGCACGCTGGTGCATCTCGTAGGAGCGGTTCTGGCCGCGGCCGCGCTTGCGCTGCTGATCGCACTTGCCGCCGAGACCGACAGCGCGCGCGCCATCACGGTGTGTGCCATCTATGGCGCGACGGTTTTTCTGACCCTGTTCTTTTCGGCCATGTATCACGGCATATGGCATCGCCCGACCAAGGCCGTGTTTCTGGTGCTCGACCACTGCTCGATCTTCCTGCTGATCGCCGGAACCTACACGCCGATAGCGTTGCTGGCACTGCCCGTACCGGTGGGGTGGCAGCTGTTTGGCGTGATCTGGGGGCTGGCGGCGCTGGGCATTATCGCGCGCCTGTGGATCGGGCACCTCCATTGGGTCTTGATCCCGATATTCGTCGCCATGGGCTGGCTCATATTGCTCTGGCTCGACACCCTGTTCGCGCACCTGGGAACCGGCGGCGGGTGGCTGTTGGTCGCCGGTGGACTGTCCTACACCGGCGGCTTGTTGTTCTTCCTCTGGCGGCGGCTGCCGTTCAACCATGCGATCTGGCACTTTTGCGTCCTAACCGGCGCGGTGTGTCATTTTCTCGTCGTCGCGCTCTATGTCCTGCCCGGCAAAACGTAA
- a CDS encoding metallophosphoesterase, with the protein MRRVVVPTLLLAVAALGVYAFWIEPRNVVLTRVEVPVAGLKGTVRALVIGDIQPAGPHETPARIRAAIDRGMALKPDIVLLLGDYVTTRQLKTAFVDPVDTTAAMAALDAPMGVYAVLGNHDWWWDGPRMGSLLAGAGITVLRNRAVLAEDAGNALWIAGLEDLWTGNLDLPATLGQTGREAPTILLSHNPDIFPQVPNAIALTLAGHTRGGQVYIPLIGRPIVPSQYGDRYAYGMIEENGRRLYVTSGIGTAIVPVRFLTPPEIVLITLTPISGDAPD; encoded by the coding sequence ATGCGCCGGGTCGTCGTACCGACCCTGCTGCTGGCGGTCGCCGCGCTGGGCGTCTATGCGTTCTGGATCGAGCCCCGAAATGTCGTCCTGACTCGGGTCGAGGTCCCGGTCGCCGGCCTAAAAGGCACGGTTCGCGCCCTCGTCATCGGCGACATCCAGCCCGCCGGGCCGCACGAAACGCCGGCCCGCATCCGCGCCGCGATCGACCGCGGGATGGCGCTGAAACCCGACATCGTCCTGCTGCTCGGCGATTACGTCACGACCCGCCAATTGAAGACCGCCTTCGTCGATCCGGTCGACACCACCGCAGCGATGGCGGCCCTCGACGCGCCCATGGGTGTCTACGCGGTGCTTGGTAATCACGACTGGTGGTGGGACGGCCCACGGATGGGGAGCCTGCTGGCCGGAGCCGGGATCACCGTGCTTCGTAACCGCGCCGTGTTGGCGGAGGACGCCGGGAACGCGCTGTGGATCGCCGGTCTCGAGGATCTTTGGACCGGCAACCTCGATCTCCCGGCGACCCTCGGCCAGACCGGCCGCGAGGCGCCGACTATCCTGCTGTCCCATAACCCGGACATCTTTCCCCAGGTGCCGAACGCGATCGCCTTGACCCTGGCCGGCCATACCCGCGGCGGTCAGGTCTATATCCCCCTGATCGGCCGGCCTATCGTGCCGTCGCAATACGGCGACCGCTACGCCTATGGCATGATCGAGGAGAACGGCCGGCGGCTTTACGTGACCAGCGGCATCGGCACGGCCATCGTTCCAGTCCGATTCTTGACCCCGCCGGAGATCGTGCTTATCACGCTTACGCCGATTTCCGGCGACGCGCCCGATTAG
- a CDS encoding LysR family transcriptional regulator, which translates to MNIRDFRYVLAVADERHFGRAAQKCHISQPALSGQIRKLEDHLGVALFERSNRRVRVTPIGEQIVVLARQLIDMVNRIEATAAAARDPLSGPLRLGMIPTIGPYLSPLILPAIRQHLPNLALTLIEGFTHHLERRLREGELDIAILATEPGDKNLEDRGLYIEPFQVALPIGHRLAQSTKIDTADLKSSEMLLLSEGHCLRDQILDACHAKTTDETPNTRETSLETILALVAAGDGMTMAPNLALPAGDAIRGIACRETSAHVSRQVRLVYRSTFPRPELVDRLATIIRDHLPPNRVIPIG; encoded by the coding sequence GTGAACATTCGAGATTTTCGCTACGTCCTCGCCGTCGCCGACGAGCGGCATTTCGGCCGCGCGGCGCAGAAATGCCACATCAGCCAACCGGCGCTGAGCGGACAGATTCGCAAGTTGGAGGACCACCTCGGGGTGGCGTTGTTCGAGCGCTCCAACCGCCGTGTTCGGGTGACCCCCATCGGCGAGCAAATCGTCGTCCTGGCCCGGCAATTGATCGACATGGTGAACCGGATCGAAGCGACCGCCGCCGCCGCGCGCGACCCTCTTTCGGGACCGCTCCGGCTCGGCATGATCCCGACCATCGGCCCCTATTTGTCACCACTGATCCTGCCGGCGATCCGGCAACATCTGCCGAACCTCGCGCTGACCCTGATTGAAGGATTCACCCATCACTTGGAAAGACGGCTGCGCGAAGGCGAGCTCGATATCGCGATCCTTGCAACGGAACCGGGTGACAAGAACCTTGAGGATCGCGGGCTCTACATCGAACCCTTTCAGGTCGCGTTGCCGATCGGCCATCGGCTTGCGCAATCGACCAAGATCGACACGGCGGATCTGAAGTCGAGTGAAATGCTGCTGCTGTCGGAGGGGCATTGCCTGCGCGATCAAATACTCGACGCCTGCCATGCGAAAACCACCGATGAAACACCCAACACGCGTGAAACGAGCCTGGAAACGATTCTCGCATTGGTCGCGGCGGGAGATGGTATGACGATGGCGCCCAATTTGGCACTGCCGGCCGGCGATGCGATCCGCGGTATCGCATGCCGCGAAACGTCCGCCCACGTCAGCCGCCAGGTGCGACTGGTCTATCGTTCCACCTTTCCCCGCCCGGAACTCGTCGACCGGCTCGCGACCATCATTCGAGACCACCTCCCGCCGAACAGGGTGATACCAATCGGCTGA
- a CDS encoding protein meaA, whose protein sequence is MAEGTDSTAVQRDRPWLFRTYSGHSTAAASNALYRTNLARGQTGLSIAFDLPTQTGYDSDHPLAKGEVGKVGVPICHLGDMETLFRDIPLAEMNTSMTINATAPWLLALYVAAAERQGTGRADLAGTVQNDIVKEYLSRGTYIFPPEPSLRLITDVIAFTYREIPKWNPTNVCSYHLQEAGATPVQELAYALATACAVLDGVMASGQVPREDVPQVVGRISFFVNAGVRFITEICKMRAFAELWDEVTRLRYGVDNPKLRRFRYGVQVNSLGLTEQQPENNVYRILLEMLAVTLSKNARARAVQLPAWNEALGLPRPWDQQWSLRLQQIVAYETDLLEYGDIFDGAPAIEDKVAELKREARAELDHILEMGGAIACVGSGYMKQRLVESNARRLAAIEAGEQVVVGVNAFTESAQSPLTADGDGGFLTIDPAAEAEQVAGLEAWRAARDQAAAAAALADLEAAARDGRNIMEPSIACAHAGVTTGEWSEALRRVFGEYRAPTGVGRATAVGGDELAPVRQRVAQVSDRLGRRIKMLVGKPGLDGHSNGAEQIAVKARDAGMEVVYEGIRLTPAEIVNSAVEEGVHVVGLSILSGSHVPLVTEILDGLRGAGIGEVPIVVGGIIPPADEAVLRAAGVAAVYTPKDYEISAIMADIVDIVERSSQEAA, encoded by the coding sequence ATGGCCGAAGGCACCGATTCTACCGCAGTGCAGCGCGACCGGCCGTGGCTGTTCCGCACCTATTCGGGGCACAGCACGGCGGCGGCCTCGAACGCCCTCTATCGAACCAACTTGGCGCGCGGCCAGACCGGCCTGTCGATCGCCTTCGACCTGCCGACCCAGACCGGCTACGATTCGGATCATCCTCTGGCCAAGGGCGAGGTTGGAAAAGTCGGCGTGCCGATCTGCCATCTCGGCGACATGGAGACCCTGTTCCGGGACATCCCGCTCGCGGAAATGAATACGTCGATGACGATCAACGCCACCGCGCCGTGGTTGTTGGCGCTCTATGTCGCGGCGGCCGAACGCCAGGGCACCGGGCGCGCCGACCTTGCCGGCACGGTGCAGAACGACATCGTCAAGGAATATCTGTCGCGCGGAACCTATATCTTCCCGCCCGAGCCGAGCCTGCGGCTGATCACCGATGTCATCGCCTTCACCTATCGCGAGATTCCGAAGTGGAACCCGACCAACGTCTGCTCCTACCACCTGCAGGAAGCGGGGGCGACGCCGGTGCAGGAACTGGCCTACGCGCTGGCCACCGCCTGCGCGGTACTCGACGGGGTGATGGCGTCGGGCCAGGTGCCGCGCGAGGACGTGCCGCAGGTGGTCGGGCGGATCAGCTTCTTCGTCAATGCCGGCGTCCGCTTCATCACCGAAATATGCAAGATGCGCGCCTTCGCCGAACTGTGGGACGAGGTCACCCGGCTGCGCTACGGCGTCGACAATCCGAAGCTGCGCCGCTTTCGTTACGGCGTCCAAGTCAATTCCCTCGGTCTCACCGAACAGCAGCCCGAGAACAACGTCTATCGCATCCTGCTGGAGATGTTGGCGGTGACGCTGTCGAAGAACGCGCGCGCGCGGGCGGTGCAGCTGCCGGCGTGGAACGAGGCCCTCGGCCTGCCGCGGCCTTGGGATCAGCAATGGAGCCTGCGCCTGCAGCAGATCGTCGCCTACGAAACCGACCTCCTCGAATACGGCGACATCTTCGACGGCGCGCCGGCCATCGAGGACAAGGTCGCCGAGCTCAAACGCGAGGCGCGGGCCGAGCTCGACCATATCCTCGAGATGGGGGGCGCCATCGCCTGCGTGGGTTCGGGCTATATGAAACAGCGCTTGGTCGAATCGAACGCACGCCGGCTGGCCGCGATCGAGGCCGGTGAACAGGTCGTGGTCGGCGTCAACGCCTTTACCGAGAGCGCGCAATCGCCGCTCACCGCCGACGGCGACGGCGGTTTCCTGACCATCGATCCGGCGGCCGAGGCGGAGCAGGTAGCCGGGCTCGAAGCGTGGCGCGCGGCGCGCGACCAAGCGGCGGCGGCCGCCGCGCTCGCCGATCTCGAAGCGGCGGCCCGCGACGGGCGCAATATCATGGAGCCGTCGATCGCCTGCGCCCATGCCGGCGTCACCACCGGCGAATGGAGCGAGGCGTTGCGCCGGGTGTTCGGCGAATACCGGGCGCCGACCGGGGTCGGCCGGGCGACGGCGGTCGGCGGTGACGAATTGGCGCCGGTCCGGCAGCGGGTTGCCCAAGTCTCCGACAGGCTCGGCCGGCGTATCAAGATGCTGGTCGGCAAGCCCGGGCTCGACGGCCATTCCAACGGGGCCGAGCAGATCGCCGTCAAGGCCCGCGACGCCGGCATGGAGGTGGTCTATGAAGGCATCCGCCTGACCCCGGCCGAGATCGTCAACTCGGCGGTCGAAGAGGGGGTGCATGTGGTCGGCCTGTCGATCCTGTCGGGCAGCCATGTGCCGCTGGTCACCGAGATCCTCGACGGCTTGCGTGGGGCCGGGATCGGTGAGGTGCCGATCGTCGTCGGCGGCATCATCCCGCCCGCCGACGAAGCCGTCTTGCGCGCGGCCGGCGTCGCCGCGGTCTATACGCCCAAGGATTACGAGATCTCGGCGATCATGGCCGACATCGTCGACATCGTCGAACGATCGAGCCAGGAAGCGGCGTAG
- a CDS encoding SLC13 family permease: protein MARRAAIQVLGRGSIPSISIHLPRAITALVVVAALTMAVAPGAFGLDPATARAGALCLAALGFWATGIVPEYLTAIGFFLIAMLFAVAPPEAVFAGFHSTAWWLVFGGLVIGVAVRRTGLGDWLAAHLVGALGHGYLGMVAGVVLVGLVLGFVMPSTLGRVLIIVPIVLALADRYGFEPGSRGRNGLVLAMVLGTFMPTAAILPSNVANMVLAGAAQAIYGLQFGYANYLILHFPVTGLLKALLIVGATWLFFRDTPRAEPATDPEAVPLSGDGRKVGLILIGALILWATDEFHGVNPAWVALGAAFLCLLPRFGVVPVDAFNHGMNLGSLFYVAGILGLGAVLAVSGAGDLLGRALVQVLPFQLDAPFLNFFDLAVFSTVLAFGTTVPGVPAVMAPIAPDLVAATGLPLETVLATSVIGFSTVVLPYQLPPLVVAMGLAKIPIRAAARLTFPLAVVTLLILTPLNYLWWRALGYL, encoded by the coding sequence GTGGCGCGCCGCGCCGCGATTCAGGTTCTCGGGAGAGGTTCGATCCCCTCGATTTCGATTCATCTACCCCGCGCCATCACGGCTCTGGTGGTCGTGGCCGCGCTGACGATGGCGGTGGCGCCGGGTGCCTTCGGCCTCGACCCGGCGACCGCGCGGGCCGGCGCGTTGTGTCTGGCGGCGCTGGGCTTCTGGGCGACCGGAATCGTACCCGAATACCTGACCGCGATCGGCTTCTTCCTGATCGCCATGCTGTTCGCCGTGGCGCCGCCGGAAGCGGTCTTCGCCGGCTTTCATTCGACCGCCTGGTGGCTGGTCTTCGGCGGCCTAGTGATCGGCGTCGCGGTCAGGCGTACCGGCCTCGGCGATTGGCTTGCCGCCCATCTCGTCGGCGCCCTCGGCCACGGTTATCTCGGCATGGTCGCCGGCGTCGTACTCGTTGGTCTGGTTCTCGGCTTCGTCATGCCGTCGACGCTCGGCCGGGTGCTGATCATCGTTCCAATCGTGCTGGCGCTCGCCGACCGTTATGGTTTCGAACCGGGCAGCCGGGGCCGCAACGGCTTGGTTCTGGCCATGGTCCTCGGCACCTTCATGCCGACCGCCGCGATCCTGCCGTCGAACGTCGCCAACATGGTGCTGGCCGGCGCCGCGCAAGCGATCTACGGCCTCCAATTCGGCTATGCCAACTATCTGATCCTGCATTTTCCGGTCACCGGTCTGCTCAAGGCGCTGTTGATCGTCGGCGCGACGTGGCTGTTCTTCCGCGACACCCCGCGGGCGGAGCCGGCGACCGATCCCGAGGCCGTGCCGCTGAGTGGCGACGGACGCAAGGTCGGGCTGATCCTGATCGGCGCGCTGATCCTGTGGGCGACCGACGAATTTCATGGCGTGAACCCGGCCTGGGTCGCTCTCGGCGCCGCTTTTCTGTGCCTGCTGCCGCGTTTCGGCGTGGTCCCGGTCGATGCCTTCAATCACGGCATGAACCTGGGCTCGCTGTTCTACGTCGCCGGAATCCTCGGCCTCGGCGCGGTGCTCGCGGTCAGCGGCGCCGGCGATCTGCTCGGGCGGGCGCTGGTCCAGGTGCTGCCCTTTCAGTTGGATGCACCGTTTCTCAACTTCTTCGACCTCGCGGTGTTTTCGACGGTGCTCGCGTTCGGAACCACGGTGCCAGGGGTGCCTGCCGTTATGGCGCCGATCGCGCCGGACCTGGTGGCGGCGACCGGCCTGCCGCTCGAAACCGTGCTGGCGACGTCGGTGATCGGGTTTTCGACCGTCGTCCTGCCCTACCAACTGCCGCCTCTGGTCGTCGCCATGGGGCTCGCCAAGATCCCCATCCGCGCGGCGGCCCGGCTGACGTTTCCGCTGGCCGTGGTGACGCTTCTGATCCTGACGCCGCTGAACTATCTGTGGTGGCGCGCACTCGGCTATTTGTAA
- the ccrA gene encoding crotonyl-CoA carboxylase/reductase, with protein MSEAAEVLEIEPEGELKDLYGVGEIPPLGHVPRNMHAWAIRRDRHGNPDTAMQVEVVATPELDSHDVLVMVMAAGVNYNGVWAALGKPISVFDVHKADYHVAGSDAAGVVWAVGNKVKRWKVGDEVVVHCNQDDGDDEECNGGDPMFSPSQRIWGYETPDGSFAQFCRVQAQQCMPRPRHLTWEESGCYVLTLATAYRMLFGHRPHILRPGHNVLVWGASGGLGSMAIQLIATAGANAIGVISDESKRDFVMQLGCRGVVNRKKFECWGRLPEVNDTGGYGDYMKECRKFGKAIWEFTGKGNDVDFVFEHPGEQTFPVSCFVVKRGGMVVFCAGTTGYNLTMDARFVWMRQKRIQGSHFANLKQAAQANRLVVERRIDPCVSEVFAWDDIPRAHMKMLRNEHKPGNMAVLVNAKRPGMRTIEDAREA; from the coding sequence ATGAGCGAAGCGGCCGAGGTACTGGAAATCGAGCCGGAGGGCGAACTGAAGGACCTGTATGGTGTCGGCGAGATTCCGCCGCTTGGCCACGTGCCGAGAAACATGCACGCCTGGGCCATCCGCCGCGACCGGCATGGCAACCCCGACACCGCGATGCAGGTCGAGGTCGTGGCGACGCCGGAGCTCGACAGCCACGACGTGCTGGTCATGGTGATGGCGGCCGGCGTCAATTACAACGGCGTGTGGGCGGCGCTCGGCAAGCCGATCTCGGTATTCGACGTCCACAAGGCGGACTATCACGTCGCCGGCTCCGACGCGGCGGGCGTGGTGTGGGCGGTCGGCAACAAGGTCAAGCGGTGGAAGGTCGGCGACGAGGTCGTCGTGCATTGCAACCAGGACGACGGCGACGACGAAGAATGCAACGGCGGCGACCCGATGTTCTCGCCGTCGCAACGGATCTGGGGCTACGAGACGCCGGACGGTTCGTTCGCCCAGTTTTGCCGTGTCCAGGCCCAGCAATGCATGCCGCGGCCGAGGCACCTGACGTGGGAGGAGAGCGGCTGCTACGTGCTGACGCTGGCAACCGCGTATCGCATGCTGTTCGGCCATCGGCCCCACATCCTGCGTCCCGGCCACAACGTATTGGTGTGGGGCGCCTCGGGCGGGCTCGGCTCGATGGCGATCCAACTCATCGCCACCGCCGGCGCCAACGCCATCGGCGTCATCTCCGACGAATCGAAGCGCGACTTCGTCATGCAGCTGGGCTGTCGTGGGGTCGTCAACCGCAAGAAATTCGAATGCTGGGGCCGCCTGCCGGAAGTCAACGACACCGGCGGCTATGGCGATTACATGAAGGAATGCCGCAAATTCGGCAAGGCGATCTGGGAATTCACCGGCAAGGGCAACGACGTCGATTTCGTCTTCGAGCATCCCGGCGAGCAGACCTTTCCGGTTTCCTGCTTCGTCGTCAAACGCGGCGGCATGGTCGTATTCTGCGCCGGCACCACCGGCTACAACCTGACCATGGACGCGCGTTTCGTATGGATGCGGCAGAAGCGCATCCAGGGCAGCCATTTCGCCAACCTCAAACAGGCGGCGCAAGCCAACCGGCTGGTCGTCGAACGGCGCATCGACCCCTGCGTATCGGAAGTCTTCGCCTGGGACGACATCCCGCGCGCCCACATGAAGATGCTGCGCAACGAGCACAAGCCCGGCAACATGGCGGTGCTGGTCAACGCCAAGCGGCCGGGAATGCGCACGATCGAAGACGCCCGCGAGGCCTGA
- a CDS encoding TIGR02281 family clan AA aspartic protease — protein sequence MSHDPQHQRPPRGRGPLWLWFLGAAVAVGALIYWVAGLNPGSFGGSGDGAYLTHHLIWLIVLGAAVVVRIRARPGTALKQAAIWILIGAGLILAYSYRDDVIRLNDRIIAELAPHYGRVEADGRSVAFRRSSGGHFAVVADVDGVDIRFLVDTGASEVVLSPADAERLGFDVDRLNYSKTFITANGEVKAAPVTLGAVSVGPIVVYNVRASVNGAPMDGSLLGMTFLDRIGGYRVEGNSMTLSP from the coding sequence GTGAGCCACGACCCCCAACACCAGCGCCCCCCGCGTGGACGCGGCCCCCTGTGGCTGTGGTTCCTGGGTGCAGCGGTCGCGGTCGGCGCGTTGATTTACTGGGTCGCCGGCCTCAATCCGGGTTCTTTCGGCGGTTCCGGGGACGGCGCCTATCTAACCCATCACCTGATTTGGCTCATCGTTCTCGGCGCGGCGGTCGTGGTTCGCATCCGGGCGCGGCCGGGAACGGCGCTGAAGCAGGCGGCGATCTGGATCTTGATCGGCGCCGGGCTGATCCTCGCCTACAGCTACCGTGACGATGTCATTCGCTTGAACGACCGCATCATCGCCGAGCTGGCGCCTCACTACGGCCGGGTCGAAGCCGATGGCCGGTCGGTCGCCTTTCGCCGCTCCAGTGGCGGACACTTCGCGGTCGTGGCCGATGTCGACGGCGTCGACATTCGGTTCCTCGTCGATACCGGCGCTAGCGAGGTCGTGCTCAGCCCGGCCGATGCCGAACGGCTTGGATTCGATGTCGACCGCCTCAATTACAGCAAGACCTTCATCACCGCCAACGGCGAGGTCAAGGCGGCCCCGGTGACCTTGGGCGCGGTCTCGGTCGGCCCGATCGTGGTGTACAATGTGCGCGCCTCGGTCAACGGCGCGCCGATGGACGGCTCGCTGCTCGGCATGACCTTCCTCGACCGCATCGGCGGCTACCGTGTCGAGGGAAATTCGATGACGCTGTCGCCGTAG
- a CDS encoding catalase, which translates to MTKMTTASGCPMGDNQNSLTAGPRGPLLAQDWQLLEKHAHFNRERIPERVVHAKGSGAFGKLTITGDITEYSMAKVFEPGSETECFLRFSTVAGEKGAADAERDVRGFAVKFYTKDGNWDVVGNNTPVFFVRDPYKFMDFIHSQKRDPATNLRSNIMQWDFWSHAPEALHQITILMSDRGQPASYRHMNGYGSHTYSLINARGERFWVKFHFKTEQGHKTNTNDEVAGLIGEDRESHQRDLYEAIDGGAFPRWKLKVQVMPEADGEKVPYNPFDLTKVWPHADYPLIEVGTLELNRNPENYFAEVEQAAFTPANIVPGIGHSPDKMLQMRILSYGDAQRYRIGANHQLLPVNAPRCPVHNYQRDGAMRFDGNNEGAVNYQPNSFDGPVDDPSVKEPPLKVGAIADRYDHRDGNDDFTQAGNLFRLMSADEQNRLMDTIAGAMKGVPATIVERQLGYFRQADPAYGDGIAERLGK; encoded by the coding sequence ATGACCAAAATGACCACCGCATCCGGTTGCCCGATGGGCGACAACCAAAACAGCCTGACCGCCGGGCCGCGCGGGCCACTGCTGGCGCAAGACTGGCAATTGCTCGAAAAACACGCCCACTTCAACCGTGAACGCATCCCCGAGCGCGTCGTTCACGCCAAGGGTTCCGGCGCCTTCGGCAAGCTGACCATCACCGGCGATATCACCGAATACAGCATGGCCAAGGTGTTCGAGCCGGGCAGCGAAACCGAGTGCTTCTTGCGATTCTCGACGGTCGCCGGCGAGAAGGGAGCGGCCGACGCCGAACGCGACGTCCGCGGATTCGCGGTCAAGTTCTATACCAAGGATGGCAATTGGGACGTGGTCGGCAACAACACGCCGGTATTCTTCGTCCGCGATCCGTACAAGTTCATGGATTTCATCCACAGCCAGAAACGCGATCCGGCAACCAATCTGCGCAGCAACATCATGCAGTGGGACTTCTGGTCGCATGCCCCCGAGGCCCTGCACCAGATCACCATCCTGATGTCGGACCGCGGCCAGCCGGCGTCCTATCGACACATGAACGGCTATGGCTCTCATACCTACAGCTTGATCAATGCGCGCGGCGAGCGGTTCTGGGTCAAGTTTCATTTCAAGACCGAGCAGGGCCACAAGACCAACACCAACGACGAGGTCGCCGGGCTCATCGGCGAAGACCGCGAAAGCCATCAGCGTGACCTTTACGAAGCCATCGACGGCGGCGCATTTCCGCGCTGGAAGTTGAAGGTGCAGGTCATGCCGGAAGCGGATGGCGAAAAGGTGCCCTACAATCCGTTCGATCTGACCAAGGTGTGGCCGCACGCGGACTATCCGCTGATCGAGGTCGGCACCCTCGAGCTCAACCGCAACCCGGAGAATTATTTCGCCGAGGTCGAACAGGCGGCGTTCACGCCGGCCAACATCGTCCCCGGCATCGGCCACAGCCCGGACAAGATGCTGCAAATGCGCATCCTCAGTTATGGCGATGCCCAGCGGTACCGGATTGGCGCGAATCACCAATTGCTGCCGGTCAATGCGCCGCGCTGTCCGGTGCACAATTACCAGCGCGATGGCGCCATGCGCTTCGATGGCAACAACGAGGGCGCGGTGAATTACCAGCCCAACAGTTTCGACGGTCCCGTGGATGATCCCTCGGTCAAGGAGCCGCCGCTCAAGGTTGGCGCCATCGCCGATCGCTACGACCATCGCGACGGCAACGACGACTTCACCCAGGCCGGCAATCTGTTCCGCCTGATGTCGGCCGACGAGCAGAACCGATTGATGGACACCATCGCCGGCGCCATGAAGGGCGTGCCCGCGACCATCGTCGAGCGCCAGCTTGGCTACTTTCGCCAGGCCGACCCGGCCTACGGTGACGGCATCGCCGAGCGGCTGGGCAAGTAA